The Callospermophilus lateralis isolate mCalLat2 chromosome X, mCalLat2.hap1, whole genome shotgun sequence genome contains the following window.
attgtattaagatttaaaaaaatggaatagGGGCTACATAGCCTTCATTTGAGTTCTTCAGAACCTGGGGTGTCAGGCTCAGAGACGAGAGCCGGGAGAATAAAGTGAGGCTCCTCAGAGACAACTCCTGAGAAGGCAGCACTGTGGCTAGGACTCCTAATGCCCTTCCCTAGCACACACAgcctttcttccatttcttatgttAGCAGCAGGTGAGTCTCGTCTCCAAGGCAGGTGCTCCTACATGCACTCAGGTACATAGTCTCTTCAGTTACAAGAAAAGCAGCTTCTGTCCATCTGAGCAGCCATATTGGGTCTTATGCTGGTCAAAAAGTTTGTGCAGTGCATCCATATAGAGTGTGTGGTATTTGTCCACTATCTCCTGGCTTGGCTTTTCAATTTGGGGAAGTGGCAGAGGCTCACCAACTGCCAAGAGAAATGGGAAAAGAGAAGGGTGAATGTGCTAGAATCTTCTCTTCCTTTagccctctctccttccctgggCCCCACCCTCTGGCACTCCAAGTCAACTCCCAATTTTTCCACCACTACCACCAGAGGAGGCAGGTGGAGGCTGGGTGGCGGGGAGGCTGATGTAGAGGTTGCAAAAGAGGTGTAGTGACCTTGGAGCTGAGAGTAGAACTCACCCACTGTGACAATAGGCCGGCTGTATGGTAGGAGCCCAAGGGAGCCTTGACGGAAGCCTTgtccatagaagacacaaaaatagAAACCAAAGATACGACGGAAGAAGCTCTGGAATTTGTACATCCTGCTGTCCTGATGGAATACCACCTGGTCATACACCTCAGTTTCTCCAAATGTGAAGGTTGGGACCAGATGAGCCCTGTAGGAAAAACCCAATTTACTTCCCAAACACAGACCAGGGTGGGAGTCTCCCTGAAAGAACATTTACTCATAGCCAGGCTCCCATCTTTCTTGGGGGGTACTGTAGTAGccaggggcaatttaccactaagctacatcaccattcctttattcttttttgagacagggtctcactaagttactaaggttcttgctaagttgccaaggctggcctcaaacttgagtcctactacctcagcctctcgagtTGCTAGGACTACAGGTGTATGCACTGCACTTGATGGGCTCCCATCTATTATGAtaaaatcccagtgacttaaAACAATCCTGTTTGCACTACACAGGGCTCCCCTATTTAGTATCttttatttcctgaaattttTGAGGCCAGTGAGAGTGTTTTCTTTGGGCTAGTATTACAAGGACAAGATATGGGGAtgcagggagggaagaggagTTTGGTAGAGATCCCCAGAGACCCACACTGTGAAAATCTTCTAGGAGGTGCCAAGGAGGGGAACACCTGACTCTTTTGGTTAGAAATCATAGAGAAGATGAGGTACCTTTGCATAGATACACATATAGGATATGTTCCTCACTCAAGGGGACTATGCATAAGATATTAGATTGTGGGATTAGAGCAGAGAAAAATTGTTTCCCTTCCAGAGAATATGATAATCTACCCTGAACAGTGCCCTAGGTAGATAATCAGGCTCCTTAAGTTCTTTAAATgagagaagaataaaaaaaaaaaaaacactctttgTTGTACACATTTTTGTGAGTTACTAATAGCAATCTCTCAGCACCTTGACATATGTTACCTTACTGGCTCCTCACAGCAAAGACAATGGAGGACACAGTGAGGGATCCAGGGCCCAGTTTCAAAAGGGAAAGTTCACTCAGGCAGTCAGGGTATGGCAGGACTTCAACTAGAATCCAGGACTCCCTGTTCAAGCTCAGAGCTCTCTCACCTGCATCCTATTCCAGTCTGAAGGCAGGTTCTTGGGTAAGATCCTTAGATACACTTCCCTCTTCTCTTGAGTGTACAATAGGATAATCATCCCTCTATCTGGGGAGTTGGATGCTAAACTAATGGAGGGACCCTATACCTTCAGCATCAGATTCCTTCTGGGTATCTCTTAAGTCAGAGTGGCTTACATGTATTGGTCACTTATTGTATGCCAGGCACATGGTAGGtgctttatgtggatgaattttttcaaAGCTCACAATCACCTATGGAACAGTGACAATGATTAGTAGCCACATTATGAAGATGAAAACATGAAGCCTCAGAATGGTTAAGTAACCCACCCCAGGGTGCATTGTATGTCATGGAGTCAGGATAtgatttattaattattattatttgcagtgctgtggaaagaacccagagccttatgcattctaggcaagctgtctactactgagctacacaccaGCCTGTGCCACAAGTATTTTAAATCAGCTCCTACACACAAACTCACTCAACTGTAATGCCTTCTGCACTTCCCATTAATAGACAGATGAAGATTATATCTATCAGTCATTATAGAGATCATGTGGGTATCATCAGTATACTAAGGTAGCCCTAGCCCCTGACATTGAACTTGGGCTTATGGTTTGGTTTCTGGGAACTGGTCCAGCTAGCTCAGAAAGAGTGGATGACATAAACCTTTTGGAAATTCTACACCCATTTTTCTACTCATTTGTAAGTTCCTTGAGGAAAAGATTGTATGAGATTCATCTTGGAATAACCTACAGGGTCATGCTTCTCAGACAGGGTGACCCACTCCTCTGAGGAGGACACCTACCCATGCTGGAGGGCTGTACGCACAAACCCCTTGCGCTTCTGGAGGATGAGAGTGGTGGTGTTTGGCACACTTTGCAGGGCCTCTCCCACTCCTCCCACTACAATGCCCACGAGGTTGCCAGTGCCATGGCTCAGCAAGTAGTCGATGGCTGGCTGGCTCACAGAGCACACACCTGGAGAGAATCAAGCAGAGACAGGAGCAAACTGATTAGGAGAGAAGAGGGCTGTGGGCACATTTCACTTTGAGGCAATATATCCATTTTGAAGGAGGCACTGGGTGGAAGCTGGAGCAGGAAGATTTTTAGCGGGATAACCAGAGGATTTGCAGAATCCCAACTTGGATTCTGTTATTTCCGTGATAACAGCAGCTATTGTCTGTTGAGCACATACTCTGTGCCAGGCATTATATTGAATGCTTTACTTACAATTTAGTCACCATACCATGTCTGAGGTCAGATTATTACTATTAgcaccattttacagatgaggatacTGAGGTCAGCAGAGATTATCTAATTTGTGCAAGATCACACAGCAAGTAACAGAGCCAGGAAGATTCAAACCCAGGAAGATTAGTTCCAGAAAATATGCTTTGGACTACTGTGCTGTGATTATGGGGAAAGGGGGCTTAAAGGGGATATTTCTAAGCATGGAAATGGATCAGAAGCTCCAGTGAGTGTTATCTGAAGCACCTTTGGCCATGAGATAATCCCTGACAAGGGGGATCTTGAAAAACCAGGACAGCGTGGCCAAATGAGGAGTGATGCCCGGGAAGGTCTTCGAGAAGCCTGTGGCCTCTGTGCAGAAGTTACAGAAGGCACCGAAGGTCAGGAGACCATGAGGGTGAACCCCCATGAGGTAGTTGTGCTGGGGTGGCAGGTCTTTAGTCTTCAGGATCTGTAGTCATGGAGAGAAATGCCAAAGGATTGGAATGAGCTCACATGGAAGAACCAAGGTGAAGACACTCAGGAATCTAGGTGCTTTCTGAAACAGCTTTCCAATAGATAGAGCATATATGGGTTTTATGAGGCCCAGGTGTTGGGCTTCTCTTTCCTGGGGCAACAGGGAAGAATCTAGGCCAGCTAGAACTCCCAAGCTTCTTGCCTGTGGCCGTTAAGTACTCTCAGCCATCTATGTCAGTGTTCTTGATACATGCTGTCATTTTCTTTGAGTGCTGTTACCTGATGCAGGCCAGGAAGCTCTGTTCTAAAAATTGGGGCAGAATTCATGAATCCCTATCTGTTcagataaattctttttttaaaaaattttatagttgtagatggacagaatgcctttacttatttttatgtggtgctgaggatcgaacccagtgcctcatgcatgctaatcaagtgctctgccactgagccacagccccaatccTCAAATAAATTCTTtagaattagaaaataaatagaaataaaagtcAGAGCGGTCATCTACTACAAAGAGTGCCCATAGGATGAGCAGAACAGTACATTTCTGGAACCTCTTCCTGGTATTGTCTCCCCACAAAACCTTTTAGTATTGACCTAGATGACTTTTATTGAACCTTGAATACCCTGTATACATTTTGCCATCTCTGGGAAACCTTTTCTTAGTATCCTCCATCTGAACTACTTCTATGCCCTGTAGCAAACTGTGATTATATATGCATCTGTCTTTCCCATTAGATGTGAGCTCCTTGATGGCAGAGAATTGCATCCTATCTACTCCTCTTTACCCCAAATAAGCAGGTCAGAAGAAGATTTAGATCCATGTTTGTTAAACTGAACTGAACTCTATTTGCCCTCCATCTGTGTCATCTGGCAGGTTATGCCAAAGGTGTCCAAAATATCCTAGCAGAGTGCAGaggatcctgaggttatctaacatgGACAGAAACTCCTCTAAGATGCTTATCTTCCTTATGGACAACCCTAGTTATTTGGTATAAATAACAAATACTGGAATTTGGGAATCTGTATAAGACATTGAATAAGAGACACTTACTGTAATGGGGAAATAGTCCCTGATGTGAGTCCAGACACACCAGTTCCTTACCCAGGCTGAACGCCTGCCACCTGAGACAAAAATGCCAGAAGGAGATGATATCAGTACGTGGCACCCCATAACTCTCACTTACCCAGGCTTCCCAGGCAGCTTGGAAGGGTCATGACTCTGCTAGAGAGGTAGGAAGGAAGAGACCTAGGAATGTTCTGGCTGGTGTCACTCTTGTGGCTCTGAGAACTTGGAGGAAAGGCCTGTGTGGTATGATGTGCAGGACTCAGCATGCAGGGGTACAAATTAAGATGGAGCATTTCTTCTAGGTCCACTAGTCTTACCTTGCTCTGGGGTCTTCCAGTCCAAGAACAACCAAACAAAGTAAAATGCTGGCAGTGGCCACAAGGATGTAAACAGCAGGTAAATGAACAATGGCTGCAAGATCCAAACTGACAAGGGATCATGTCAGACCAAATTTGTAGTGCCCGCAGAACTTGACCATGTCTAGTCCCATTACCAGCTCTTTGTACTCCCCATAATTCTGGGCCTGGCCCTCAGCATAGTCCAGGCTCTGACAATCCATCATCCATGGCCACCCATGCTTCAAAAATTTCTTCTATCATTTACCATATACAAGTCTTACTTCTCTTCCtattccttgtccctttccctctACCTCCCTGCTCAGTCACCATCCCATACTCCTGGTCTCTTCTTGCCaccagctttatttttttttacttccacCCCCattaggaaaacatttttttcttcttgtctcTCATCTCCCTTCCTACCCATCATCCATGAACCCTTGTTAAGCCACTAACCCACTCTCCCTTACATCTATACTATCCATCTCTCTGTACCTGCTCCACCTAACATCTCCATCTCTCTGCTGTTTCCTACCCACCATTGTTGTCCTTTTGCTCATTTACCAGTCCTTCCATTCTCTTTCCTCATGCTACCACCCCTCTCCCAGAGTAGAAAACTCTGTGGTTCAAACACAGACTATACTTCTCTAACTCTGTAATACTAAGGGTTTCTCTGTCCCACTCCATATTATCGTAAGGGAGCACTCCCTGGGTCTCATTTCTCCTCTCTAGATAGGGAGGATTAAGAAGTAACTGAAATTACTTGGATAACTCATGTTCATCATGACCCTGTGCCACCTCCTTCCCTTCTCTCACTAGGCCCTTGGGCTGTATCTGTtccttctccagagcattcaatgAACTTGAGATTCCTTGACTCTACTCTCTAGTACCATCTCAACTGATCAAAAGTCTGGAAATGAAACTTCCCATGAAATCACCCAAGATCTGGCCCTGGCTTCTGACTTGGGTTTCTTGCTAGGTCCTAGGTCAGTACTTACAGATGGCAAGGTAGCTCAAGGGCCAGTGCAGAAGACTCAGACTCTGGAAGTGATTAGGCTGCTTAGAACAAGGCATGATGCCCAGGAGCCTAAGGGAGACAAAGATCCCAGAGCAGTGTTCCAAGGAAAGGTGCCGTCAGTCTCTGGAACCTCGCTCAATAGTGAATGTATATAATGACTATGAGGAGTTGGTGCCTGCCCTCTACCCTCCTTGTCCTACCACTCCCACCCACTGTGGGGGCAGGCTCTAGAGTACTGAGGACTGCCCCATCAGGTCAGGCCCTGCCCATCTGCCCTTTGACTCTCTTTCCTGAGATTATTAGGACATTAGACTGGAGAAAGGGGAGAATAACTGCCATCTTGTCCAATTGACCCAAAGACCCAAAGAGGGGAAAGCCCCCTTCAAAAGGCACTCAGAGACCATAGGGGTTATGAGTTTAGGGAGATGATTGGTGGGAAAAAAGTTCTGAAGAGGTCATGGGGGTGAGGAACACCAGTGATTAGGTCTCTTCTGCCCTGAAGTAGTTCAGTTTTGGGATACCATACCCCCATtacttttaatataaaaatttccaaatataCACAAAACTATACAATGCAACAAAATTTCATGTTCATCTTCAGCAACTACTGTTCAATCCTAGCactgaaaaagagaaagaaagaccaaaaaccaaaacctaaggaaacaacaacataaaaaatatatagtaaactTTTGTCATACTGATTTCATCTATCTCCCCACCTCCAACCTTTTTTGGGGAATATTTTGCACAATTCTAAACCATCAGATATTTTATACCTAAGTACTTCATTGTGCATCTACAAAAATACAGATATTCTCTTCCATAATAATACCACAATTATCACCTTTAGCAAATCTAACAGTTTCCTAAAGATTTAGATTTGCTAAAGGTGATAGTTTCCTAACAGCATCTACACCAAATCTGTGTTCAAATGTCTTTATAGTTCACTCTAAACAAGGTTCATTGGTTATGTTTGGATGTTATGCAtctctctttcttgtttttttttttttctctttctcattgTAAAATAGAACCtagagacaaaataaaaatacaacaaatgtatagcttaataaattatttttaaaatatttatt
Protein-coding sequences here:
- the Awat1 gene encoding acyl-CoA wax alcohol acyltransferase 1 gives rise to the protein MPCSKQPNHFQSLSLLHWPLSYLAIFWILQPLFIYLLFTSLWPLPAFYFVWLFLDWKTPEQGGRRSAWVRNWCVWTHIRDYFPITILKTKDLPPQHNYLMGVHPHGLLTFGAFCNFCTEATGFSKTFPGITPHLATLSWFFKIPLVRDYLMAKGVCSVSQPAIDYLLSHGTGNLVGIVVGGVGEALQSVPNTTTLILQKRKGFVRTALQHGAHLVPTFTFGETEVYDQVVFHQDSRMYKFQSFFRRIFGFYFCVFYGQGFRQGSLGLLPYSRPIVTVVGEPLPLPQIEKPSQEIVDKYHTLYMDALHKLFDQHKTQYGCSDGQKLLFL